A region from the Anaerolineae bacterium genome encodes:
- a CDS encoding response regulator, whose translation MSIKVLIIDDIPQTRENLRKLLSLEPDMEIVGMAATGEEGVELARKLRPDIVLMDINLPGMDGITATEIISREVPEAQVIMISVQGEPAYMRRSMLAGAREFLIKPFSSDELISAIRRVYELGKSRPVVTPAKPTVQKEKPEKTGKIISAFSPKGGVGTSTIAANLAVALSSESNSRVALLDLSLQFGGQDVIFNLQPRRHIADLVSENISLDEETIMSAMLAHPSGVKVLLAPPRPEMADYINPELVKGILSTLKKAFDYTIVDCLSFLNDITITALEASDFILLVTTPELTAIKGVKQFFQVLEALKYPINNILLVLNKDDRRSGISAKDIQSSLKHPIEVVIPNVEGRVLFSVNRGVPLYSLERSSAFSESISKLAQKIQQKGGDYVAS comes from the coding sequence ATGAGCATAAAAGTTCTCATTATTGACGATATACCTCAAACCCGGGAGAACCTGCGGAAACTTCTCTCCCTTGAACCGGACATGGAAATTGTGGGAATGGCAGCTACTGGGGAAGAAGGCGTAGAACTGGCCCGTAAACTTCGTCCTGACATCGTCCTGATGGATATAAACCTTCCGGGGATGGACGGCATAACGGCCACTGAAATAATATCCCGCGAAGTCCCTGAAGCGCAGGTTATAATGATTTCGGTCCAGGGAGAGCCTGCTTACATGCGTCGTTCAATGCTGGCAGGCGCCCGGGAGTTCCTCATAAAGCCTTTCTCCAGCGATGAACTTATTTCAGCCATAAGAAGGGTTTACGAACTCGGGAAAAGCCGTCCGGTAGTGACTCCTGCCAAACCAACCGTCCAAAAAGAAAAACCGGAAAAGACCGGCAAGATTATCTCTGCCTTCAGTCCCAAGGGTGGAGTGGGCACCAGCACCATTGCCGCCAATTTAGCCGTAGCTCTAAGTTCAGAAAGTAACTCCCGTGTTGCCCTTTTAGACCTGAGCCTCCAGTTCGGGGGACAGGATGTTATCTTTAACCTTCAACCCCGCCGCCATATCGCTGACCTCGTTTCCGAGAACATCTCTCTGGACGAAGAGACTATTATGAGCGCAATGCTTGCTCACCCATCCGGGGTCAAAGTACTTCTCGCTCCTCCCCGCCCCGAGATGGCTGACTACATAAATCCGGAGCTCGTGAAAGGAATCCTCTCCACCCTCAAAAAAGCCTTTGATTACACCATCGTGGATTGCCTGAGCTTCCTGAACGATATAACCATCACCGCCCTGGAGGCAAGCGATTTCATCCTGCTTGTTACGACCCCAGAACTCACGGCCATAAAGGGGGTGAAACAGTTCTTCCAGGTTCTTGAGGCTCTGAAATATCCCATCAACAACATCCTCCTGGTGCTCAACAAGGATGACAGGCGCAGCGGGATAAGCGCCAAGGACATCCAATCCAGCCTCAAGCACCCCATTGAAGTTGTTATCCCCAATGTTGAGGGACGGGTTCTATTTTCAGTGAACCGTGGAGTCCCACTTTATTCCCTGGAACGAAGCTCAGCTTTCTCAGAAAGCATTTCAAAGCTGGCTCAGAAAATCCA